One segment of Rhodothermus bifroesti DNA contains the following:
- a CDS encoding bifunctional 2-methylcitrate synthase/citrate synthase gives MAETPEVRKGLEGVIADESAISNVIPEKRALYYRGYPVHALAEQCRFEEVAYLLLYGELPTQAQLEAFAQEERRQRNLDASVRHLLALIRSDAAPMDVLRTAVSLIGANDPDASSTDLEAIRRKSIGLLAKLPTIVAADRRRRQGLNIIPPREDLTFAENFFHMYFGEVPSAEVIKAFDVSLILYAEHSFNASTFAARVIVSTLSDYYSAITGAIGALKGPLHGGANEAVMRMLQRFRSAEEARRWAEDALARKEKIMGFGHRVYRYGDSRVPIMERYTRQLAERLGHRELMAIYDALQEVVVQQKGIYPNLDYPTGPAYYMMGFDIETYTPIFVMSRVAGWSAHVIEQLAHNRIIRPLSRYVGPAERSVLPLEARR, from the coding sequence ATGGCTGAAACCCCCGAAGTTAGAAAAGGACTGGAAGGCGTCATAGCCGATGAGTCGGCCATTTCGAACGTTATTCCCGAAAAGCGTGCGCTTTACTATCGAGGCTACCCAGTCCATGCGTTGGCCGAGCAGTGTCGCTTTGAAGAAGTGGCCTACCTCCTACTCTACGGCGAGCTGCCTACCCAAGCGCAGCTTGAAGCTTTCGCGCAGGAAGAGCGACGCCAGCGCAATCTCGATGCCTCGGTAAGGCATCTGCTTGCGTTAATTCGGTCCGATGCAGCCCCAATGGACGTGTTGCGCACGGCTGTTAGCCTAATTGGAGCGAATGATCCCGATGCTTCTAGTACCGACCTGGAAGCTATTCGGCGCAAAAGCATCGGGCTCCTGGCCAAGCTGCCCACGATTGTAGCCGCCGATCGACGACGACGGCAAGGACTCAACATTATCCCACCCCGCGAAGACCTGACCTTTGCCGAAAACTTTTTTCACATGTACTTTGGCGAAGTACCCAGTGCCGAAGTCATCAAAGCTTTTGACGTATCGCTCATTCTCTATGCCGAGCACAGCTTCAATGCTTCCACATTTGCAGCCCGGGTGATTGTTTCAACGCTTTCGGACTACTACAGCGCCATCACGGGTGCTATTGGTGCGCTTAAAGGGCCGCTGCACGGGGGTGCAAACGAAGCGGTAATGCGCATGCTGCAGCGGTTTCGCTCGGCTGAAGAGGCCCGGCGATGGGCAGAGGATGCCCTAGCCCGCAAGGAGAAAATCATGGGTTTTGGACACCGCGTCTATCGCTATGGCGACTCCCGTGTGCCTATTATGGAGCGCTACACGCGCCAGTTAGCCGAACGCTTAGGCCATCGAGAGCTTATGGCGATTTACGATGCCCTTCAGGAAGTCGTCGTGCAACAAAAAGGCATTTATCCCAACCTGGACTATCCGACCGGTCCAGCTTACTACATGATGGGTTTTGACATCGAAACCTACACGCCGATTTTCGTGATGAGCCGCGTTGCAGGTTGGTCGGCGCATGTTATTGAACAACTTGCCCATAACCGAATTATTCGGCCGCTCAGCCGTTACGTGGGTCCAGCTGAGCGTTCGGTACTCCCCCTTGAAGCACGGAGATAA
- the prpB gene encoding methylisocitrate lyase: protein MLFATTSPEEKRRALRKALQHGRLLRFPGAFSPLVAMLIERLGFDGVYISGAVLSADLGLPDVGLTTLSEVAWRSRQIARVTNLPAIVDIDTGFGEVLNVARTIQELEELGLAGCHLEDQVNPKRCGHLDHKMLVPVAAMERKVQAAVQARRDPNFLIIARTDARGVEGLEAAIARARAYVAAGADMIFPEALQSEAEFAAFRAALPGVPLLANMTEFGKSPLLSAERLEALGYNLVIYPVTGLRLAMKAVEEGFRQLLQTGSQEALLDRMQTRKALYELLQYERYTIFDQDLYNFRIETESENG, encoded by the coding sequence ATGCTATTTGCCACAACCTCTCCGGAAGAAAAGCGTCGAGCGCTGCGCAAAGCGTTGCAGCACGGCAGGCTACTGCGTTTTCCAGGCGCCTTTTCGCCGCTGGTGGCAATGCTCATCGAGCGTTTGGGTTTTGACGGCGTGTACATCTCGGGGGCAGTACTTTCGGCCGACCTGGGTCTGCCCGATGTTGGGCTCACCACACTGAGCGAAGTAGCCTGGCGCAGCCGCCAAATCGCCCGTGTTACCAATCTGCCGGCCATTGTAGACATCGACACTGGCTTTGGTGAGGTGCTGAACGTAGCCCGCACCATTCAAGAGCTCGAAGAACTAGGCCTAGCCGGCTGCCACCTGGAGGATCAGGTGAATCCCAAACGCTGCGGCCATCTGGACCACAAGATGCTTGTGCCTGTCGCAGCTATGGAACGCAAAGTGCAGGCGGCGGTGCAGGCCCGCAGGGATCCAAACTTTTTGATCATTGCCCGTACCGATGCTCGGGGAGTCGAAGGCCTCGAAGCGGCTATTGCTCGGGCACGCGCTTACGTAGCCGCGGGTGCTGATATGATTTTCCCCGAGGCATTGCAATCCGAAGCCGAGTTTGCTGCCTTCCGGGCGGCTTTACCCGGTGTGCCACTGCTAGCCAACATGACAGAGTTTGGCAAGTCACCCTTGCTTTCGGCCGAGCGCCTTGAGGCCTTAGGCTATAACCTGGTGATTTACCCCGTTACGGGCCTACGCCTGGCCATGAAGGCTGTCGAAGAAGGCTTCCGGCAGCTCCTTCAGACCGGATCCCAAGAAGCCCTGCTCGACCGCATGCAGACCCGTAAAGCGCTCTATGAACTACTTCAATACGAACGCTATACGATTTTTGACCAAGATCTGTATAACTTCCGTATCGAAACCGAATCTGAAAACGGCTAA
- the bioD gene encoding dethiobiotin synthase, translating to MNALLVTGTDTGVGKTVVAAGLARLLWEAGYRVGVLKPVETGWDGPRGSWPPDAQMLAQAARVEDLPEHVAPCVYAEPLAPLVAARRAGQPVALDRIEAAWERLQDRDWVLVETAGGLSVPLTDTLDYAGLAARWKLPVLVVARPGLGTLNHTFLTIHYARSCGLTVIGVVICGYPAQPDLAAQTNPAMIEEMCRTPVLGCVPQRPTITSAEEAAAAVAQGLHLKTFLARYQELLPQAMCS from the coding sequence ATGAATGCACTGCTTGTTACCGGCACCGATACGGGTGTAGGGAAAACCGTTGTAGCTGCTGGACTGGCCCGCCTGCTTTGGGAAGCAGGCTACCGGGTAGGTGTGCTCAAACCGGTTGAGACCGGCTGGGATGGGCCTCGAGGAAGCTGGCCTCCAGATGCACAGATGCTGGCCCAAGCTGCGCGCGTGGAAGATCTGCCCGAGCATGTGGCCCCGTGCGTCTACGCAGAGCCCCTGGCGCCATTGGTAGCTGCGCGCCGGGCGGGCCAGCCTGTAGCGCTCGACCGCATCGAAGCCGCCTGGGAGCGCCTTCAAGATCGCGACTGGGTGCTGGTTGAAACCGCCGGCGGCCTCTCGGTACCGCTGACGGACACGCTCGACTATGCCGGACTGGCTGCTCGTTGGAAGCTGCCCGTGCTCGTGGTAGCACGCCCTGGCCTGGGAACCCTCAACCACACCTTTTTGACCATCCACTACGCACGGAGCTGCGGTCTCACCGTTATCGGTGTGGTGATCTGTGGCTATCCCGCACAACCCGACCTAGCCGCACAAACCAACCCAGCCATGATTGAAGAAATGTGCCGCACTCCTGTTCTGGGTTGCGTACCGCAACGCCCAACGATCACGTCGGCCGAAGAAGCTGCCGCTGCCGTAGCCCAAGGACTACACTTAAAGACATTCCTGGCTCGCTATCAGGAACTGCTACCCCAGGCCATGTGCAGCTGA
- the bioA gene encoding adenosylmethionine--8-amino-7-oxononanoate transaminase — translation MHPQPNLIDALDTLSPETLIAWDKTYVWHPFTPMKQYLASEPVIIRRGQGVKLEDIHGNWYYDGTSSIWLNVHGHNVPELNAALEAQLRRIAHATMLGQANVPAVALAKRLIEVAPPGLQRVFYSDSGATAVEIALKMAIQFWANQGWRSKRYILGFTNNYHGDTLGAVGVAPDPLFHWPFLDLLPGHPRAPYPYPHDRLAESLEAVEHVLRTRHHELAALIVEPVEGAGGILPAPAGFLRALRTLCDRYQVLLIIDEVATGFGRTGRLFACEAEGISPDLLCLGKGLTGGYLPLAATLTTERVFEAFLGEVEERKTFFHGHSYTGNPLGCAVALASLELLLQRLPSLPAKVERLRAHLAPLSEHPFVAELRQAGFMVGIEIVADRARRTPFPYGAQVGFIVARHARRRGMLVRPIGSVLIFMPPLAATEAELEEMTTILKAAFEDALPELERLAQNLQPNV, via the coding sequence ATGCACCCACAACCCAACTTGATTGATGCCCTCGATACGCTATCCCCTGAAACCCTCATTGCGTGGGACAAAACGTACGTCTGGCACCCCTTTACCCCCATGAAGCAGTATCTGGCTAGCGAGCCAGTCATCATCCGCCGCGGACAGGGGGTAAAGCTAGAAGACATTCATGGCAACTGGTACTACGATGGCACTTCGTCTATTTGGCTCAACGTGCACGGCCACAACGTACCTGAGCTGAACGCAGCCCTAGAGGCGCAGCTTCGGCGCATAGCACATGCGACCATGCTCGGCCAGGCAAACGTTCCTGCTGTTGCATTGGCCAAACGTCTGATTGAGGTAGCGCCGCCCGGGTTGCAGCGCGTGTTTTACTCCGACAGCGGGGCAACTGCTGTCGAAATCGCGCTCAAGATGGCCATTCAGTTTTGGGCCAACCAAGGTTGGCGCAGCAAACGCTACATTTTAGGCTTTACGAACAACTACCATGGCGACACGCTCGGGGCTGTTGGGGTAGCACCAGACCCCCTGTTTCACTGGCCCTTTCTGGACTTATTGCCCGGGCATCCCCGCGCACCCTATCCTTACCCACACGACCGGCTGGCGGAAAGTCTTGAGGCCGTCGAGCACGTGCTACGTACGCGCCACCATGAACTGGCAGCCCTGATTGTAGAACCTGTTGAGGGCGCTGGAGGCATATTGCCTGCACCAGCCGGCTTTCTGCGCGCGCTGCGCACGTTATGTGATCGTTACCAGGTACTCCTGATCATCGATGAAGTCGCTACCGGTTTTGGGCGCACAGGTCGACTGTTTGCTTGTGAAGCAGAAGGCATTTCACCGGACTTGCTCTGCTTGGGAAAAGGACTTACGGGAGGATATCTGCCGCTGGCCGCTACATTAACTACCGAGCGCGTCTTTGAGGCTTTTTTGGGAGAAGTGGAAGAACGCAAGACGTTTTTCCACGGCCACTCTTACACGGGCAATCCCCTGGGCTGTGCTGTAGCCCTAGCAAGCTTGGAATTGCTCCTGCAACGGCTTCCTTCCCTTCCGGCCAAGGTCGAACGCTTACGCGCGCATCTTGCGCCCCTAAGCGAACACCCTTTTGTGGCCGAACTCCGGCAAGCCGGCTTCATGGTAGGCATCGAGATTGTGGCCGATCGCGCTAGGCGCACGCCCTTTCCTTATGGAGCTCAGGTTGGGTTTATCGTGGCTCGGCATGCCCGCCGGCGGGGAATGCTCGTACGGCCGATCGGTTCGGTACTCATCTTCATGCCGCCGCTGGCAGCCACCGAGGCCGAGCTTGAAGAGATGACCACCATTCTCAAGGCAGCGTTTGAAGACGCACTGCCAGAACTGGAAAGGCTGGCGCAAAATCTGCAACCAAACGTATGA
- a CDS encoding beta-ketoacyl-ACP synthase 3 yields the protein MPTKPLVEKHVGRVVPVQRSVVLGLGAALPAQREPSAEAERRLGLPPGWILERTGIRERPLAAPDEATSDLATRASAAALAQAGLPAEAIGLLLLATSTPDHLLPPTAPVVAHRLGLSRAGAIDLAGACSGFLYALALADSYVRLHHTYALVVAANVLSRRINPNDPKTSALFADGAGAVVLGPSEGPSGIVAYWLGADGSCWDALYIPAGGSRLPLTPERVARGEHLMEMRNGQALFRRAALGMAEAARRVLAQANVPMDAVSWWIPHQANHRLIEEARRQLGFPQARTLNLVDRLGNSSAATIPLVLALEAHRFQPGDLLLCTAVGAGLLAAAVLLRW from the coding sequence ATGCCGACTAAACCGCTTGTTGAAAAACACGTGGGCCGCGTCGTTCCCGTGCAACGGAGCGTCGTGTTGGGCCTGGGCGCTGCGCTACCTGCGCAGCGTGAACCCAGCGCAGAGGCCGAGCGCCGACTGGGCTTGCCTCCAGGGTGGATTCTCGAGCGCACGGGCATCCGAGAACGCCCGCTGGCAGCACCCGACGAAGCGACAAGCGACTTGGCCACCAGGGCCAGCGCGGCTGCCTTAGCCCAAGCGGGTCTGCCCGCTGAAGCCATCGGTTTGCTGCTCCTGGCTACAAGCACACCCGATCACTTGCTGCCCCCAACGGCCCCTGTCGTCGCCCATCGGCTGGGACTCTCCCGAGCCGGGGCAATCGACCTGGCCGGTGCTTGCAGTGGCTTTTTGTATGCGCTAGCGTTGGCTGATAGCTACGTGCGCCTGCACCACACGTATGCGCTCGTCGTGGCAGCCAACGTGCTCAGCCGCCGCATCAATCCCAATGATCCCAAAACTTCAGCGCTCTTTGCCGACGGCGCCGGGGCTGTCGTGCTTGGCCCCTCGGAAGGCCCAAGCGGCATCGTTGCCTATTGGCTTGGCGCCGATGGTTCCTGCTGGGATGCTCTCTACATCCCCGCCGGTGGAAGTCGCCTGCCACTTACCCCGGAACGCGTAGCCCGGGGGGAACACCTGATGGAAATGCGCAACGGACAGGCGCTCTTTCGCCGAGCTGCCCTAGGCATGGCCGAAGCCGCGCGCCGCGTGCTTGCACAAGCCAATGTGCCTATGGATGCCGTCTCCTGGTGGATTCCACATCAAGCCAACCATCGTTTGATTGAAGAAGCACGCCGCCAGCTGGGCTTCCCTCAAGCCCGCACACTCAACCTGGTCGATCGTTTGGGTAACAGCTCAGCAGCCACGATTCCGCTAGTACTGGCGCTTGAAGCCCACCGCTTCCAACCAGGTGACCTGTTGCTTTGCACAGCCGTAGGGGCAGGACTCCTGGCTGCCGCTGTGTTACTTCGATGGTAA
- the bioF gene encoding 8-amino-7-oxononanoate synthase, whose amino-acid sequence MRWLAQQLQQLASKGLRRQLRPLPCSGPHVTYKGRRLLNLASNDYLGLSTDPRLVTAAREALERWGVGTGAARLVVGNRPVHEALEAALADLKEAEAALVFPSGYATNVGVLSALAGPRDQIFADALNHASLNDGARLSRASFRYYRHRDLEQLQRLLEGPGPRPGGRRFIVTDAIFSMDGTLAPLNELVVLAERYDALLVVDDAHGTGIVGPEGRGTAHYLGVASRIPLQIATLSKALGVQGGAAIGSALLIDYLLHRARAFIYSTGLAPVLAAAALEAVRIIRTEEGERRRRQQQRLVARLKAGLEAQGYIVRHEAPAPMLAVLVGTPEAAMQLATYLEAQGVLVGAIRPPTVPPGTSRIRLAPMATHTDEDIEAALAAFPRAEVWAHHAD is encoded by the coding sequence ATGAGGTGGCTTGCCCAACAGCTTCAGCAGCTTGCGTCTAAAGGCCTGCGCCGGCAACTCCGGCCATTGCCCTGTAGTGGTCCACATGTGACCTACAAGGGCCGTCGCTTGTTGAATCTGGCCTCAAACGATTACCTTGGCTTGAGTACCGATCCCCGGTTGGTTACTGCGGCTCGGGAAGCGCTGGAGCGCTGGGGGGTGGGCACCGGTGCAGCGCGGCTGGTGGTTGGCAACCGTCCTGTACATGAAGCGCTGGAAGCGGCTCTGGCCGACCTCAAAGAAGCCGAAGCTGCGCTGGTTTTTCCAAGCGGCTATGCAACCAACGTAGGCGTACTTTCGGCGCTAGCTGGCCCTCGCGATCAGATCTTTGCGGATGCGCTTAACCACGCCAGCCTAAACGATGGCGCTCGCCTAAGCCGTGCCAGCTTTCGGTACTATCGTCACCGCGACCTGGAGCAACTTCAACGCCTGCTAGAAGGCCCGGGGCCCCGGCCAGGAGGGCGGCGCTTTATCGTGACAGACGCGATCTTCAGCATGGACGGCACCCTAGCGCCCCTAAACGAGCTGGTCGTGCTGGCCGAGCGTTACGATGCGCTGCTTGTTGTCGACGACGCACACGGCACAGGCATTGTTGGACCCGAGGGTCGCGGCACGGCCCACTATTTGGGCGTCGCCTCCCGTATTCCGCTGCAGATTGCCACCCTCTCTAAGGCTTTAGGCGTGCAGGGGGGTGCAGCGATTGGCTCCGCGCTGCTGATCGATTACCTCCTTCATCGCGCACGGGCGTTTATTTATAGTACCGGGCTGGCGCCCGTGCTGGCTGCAGCAGCTTTGGAAGCTGTTCGGATTATCCGCACAGAAGAAGGCGAGCGTCGGCGCAGGCAGCAACAGCGGCTTGTTGCCCGACTTAAAGCCGGCCTTGAGGCCCAAGGCTATATCGTTCGGCACGAAGCGCCAGCGCCCATGCTAGCTGTGCTGGTTGGAACCCCAGAAGCGGCCATGCAGCTCGCCACCTATCTAGAAGCCCAAGGGGTGCTGGTCGGAGCAATTCGTCCACCTACGGTACCGCCCGGTACGAGCCGTATCCGGCTGGCGCCTATGGCCACGCATACCGATGAGGATATCGAGGCTGCACTGGCCGCTTTTCCCAGAGCTGAAGTGTGGGCACATCATGCCGACTAA
- the bioB gene encoding biotin synthase BioB, protein MHLDWDRLVADALEDRPPARSVARTLLQLPDAETLRLVEAAWRVRRHFFGNRVKVNVLLNAQSGLCPEDCHYCAQSRISKAPIPRYRMLSVDEILDRARKAHAAGAQRFCIVTSGRGPHRRELETVVEATRRIKAELPLEICACMGILDEAQARLLKEAGVDAYNHNLNTSPGHYEQICTTHTFEDRVRTVQTALKAGLQTCTGVILGMGETDEDVLDMAYALREAGANSIPVNFLIPIKGTPLGDGQTVRHLTPWACLRYLSLFRFVHPKAELRASAGRELHLRSLQPLALMVANSLFLGDYLTEKGQAAEADWQMIEDLGFVPETPQPRRPHEVACPTASAACV, encoded by the coding sequence ATGCATTTAGACTGGGATCGACTTGTGGCCGATGCGCTCGAAGATCGGCCGCCTGCGCGCAGCGTAGCCCGCACATTGCTTCAGCTTCCAGATGCGGAGACCCTACGCCTTGTGGAGGCCGCCTGGCGCGTGCGACGCCACTTTTTTGGTAACCGGGTTAAGGTAAACGTGCTGCTCAATGCGCAAAGTGGCCTCTGCCCAGAAGACTGCCACTATTGCGCACAGTCTCGCATCTCGAAAGCTCCCATCCCGCGTTACCGCATGCTCTCGGTCGACGAAATCCTTGACCGTGCTCGCAAGGCCCATGCAGCGGGTGCACAACGCTTTTGCATCGTGACCTCAGGTCGCGGTCCGCACCGACGGGAGCTAGAAACGGTGGTAGAGGCCACGCGCCGCATCAAGGCAGAGCTGCCCTTAGAAATCTGCGCCTGCATGGGCATCCTAGACGAAGCGCAGGCCCGCCTGCTTAAGGAAGCCGGCGTAGACGCCTACAACCACAACCTGAATACCAGCCCAGGTCACTATGAGCAGATCTGCACCACGCACACCTTCGAAGACCGGGTCCGAACCGTGCAGACGGCACTGAAAGCAGGACTTCAGACCTGCACGGGCGTTATTCTTGGCATGGGCGAAACCGATGAAGACGTACTCGACATGGCCTACGCGCTGCGTGAGGCTGGGGCCAACTCCATTCCCGTCAATTTTCTTATTCCGATCAAAGGCACGCCGCTAGGGGATGGGCAGACTGTGCGGCATCTTACCCCCTGGGCCTGCTTGCGCTACCTGTCTCTGTTCCGGTTCGTGCATCCTAAAGCTGAGCTTCGGGCTTCGGCTGGACGTGAGTTGCATCTGCGCAGCCTGCAACCACTGGCGCTTATGGTGGCCAATAGCCTGTTTTTAGGGGACTATTTGACCGAAAAAGGACAGGCAGCTGAAGCCGACTGGCAGATGATTGAGGACTTGGGCTTTGTCCCAGAAACTCCCCAACCCCGCCGACCCCATGAGGTGGCTTGCCCAACAGCTTCAGCAGCTTGCGTCTAA
- a CDS encoding biotin--[acetyl-CoA-carboxylase] ligase, translated as MKDTALLFVLDETFTSGSVLARRLRLSRVAVWKHAHRLQQAGYPIEIVHGQGYRLQPGTPAPHLLQPLLKGRFGQSYRYLGCTTSTQDALRTWAEAGAPEGAVVLAEQQTHGRGRRGRVWVSPAGTGLYFSVLLRPRLPLTELLRLSLTAGIALAEATEVGQLKWPNDLLAPNGRKLAGVLLEADLRGEEVRYVLLGIGLNVHRAELPPEAAYLEAYRPGVRRATLLATLLERLEFWYDRLAEAETVLAAWRQHSGTLGRRVRIETPSGPIEGIAEDVEASGALRVRLPDGTRRTVSAGDVALLQAVSENFPPVG; from the coding sequence ATGAAAGATACAGCGCTGCTTTTTGTGCTGGACGAGACGTTCACGAGCGGGTCCGTATTGGCGCGGCGGCTGCGGTTAAGTCGCGTAGCCGTTTGGAAGCATGCGCATCGGCTTCAGCAAGCTGGCTACCCGATTGAGATCGTGCATGGCCAAGGCTACCGGCTGCAGCCAGGTACGCCAGCGCCTCATCTGCTGCAACCCCTCTTAAAGGGTCGTTTCGGGCAGAGCTACCGTTACTTGGGTTGCACGACAAGCACGCAAGACGCGTTGCGCACCTGGGCTGAAGCCGGCGCGCCTGAAGGTGCTGTGGTGCTTGCCGAGCAGCAGACGCATGGAAGAGGCCGCAGAGGGCGCGTTTGGGTAAGTCCTGCGGGGACTGGTCTGTATTTTTCGGTGCTTTTACGTCCACGATTGCCGCTAACCGAGCTGCTTCGTCTATCGCTAACGGCGGGGATTGCCTTGGCCGAAGCGACCGAAGTCGGTCAGCTCAAATGGCCTAACGACCTCTTGGCTCCCAACGGCCGCAAGCTAGCTGGCGTTTTGCTAGAAGCTGACCTACGGGGCGAAGAAGTGCGCTACGTGCTCCTTGGCATTGGGCTCAACGTGCATCGGGCTGAGCTGCCGCCAGAAGCCGCCTACCTGGAAGCCTACCGTCCGGGGGTGCGGCGCGCGACTTTACTGGCCACGTTGCTGGAGCGGTTGGAATTCTGGTACGACCGATTGGCTGAGGCCGAGACTGTCCTTGCCGCCTGGCGTCAGCACAGCGGTACGCTGGGGCGTAGGGTCCGCATTGAAACGCCTAGTGGACCCATCGAAGGCATTGCCGAGGACGTAGAGGCCAGTGGTGCTCTGCGCGTTCGTTTGCCGGATGGCACGCGGCGCACTGTCTCGGCTGGCGATGTTGCCCTGCTACAAGCTGTTTCCGAAAACTTTCCACCTGTTGGATAA
- a CDS encoding glycoside hydrolase family 16 protein, with translation MRLLHLGFLGFLVACSLFESKEKSEAAACVVPNWELVWSDEFDYSGLPDPQKWDYDVGGHGWGNREAQYYTRARLENARVENGLLVIEARREAEPYQGHSFTSARLVTRGKASWTYARVEVRAQLPSGRGTWPAIWMLPDRQTYGSAYWPDNGEIDIMEHVGFDPDVVHASIHTQAYNHIQGTQKTARIHVPTARTAFHVYAVEWTPEAIRAFVDDSLYFTFPNERLTRSGADWRQWPFDQPFHLILNIAVGGNWGGMQGIDSTAFPARMLVDYVRVYRCVEGQ, from the coding sequence ATGCGACTCCTGCATTTAGGCTTTCTCGGTTTTTTGGTAGCCTGCTCGTTGTTTGAAAGCAAAGAGAAGTCTGAAGCTGCTGCGTGCGTTGTGCCCAATTGGGAGTTGGTCTGGTCTGACGAGTTTGACTACAGCGGCCTTCCTGATCCTCAAAAATGGGACTACGACGTAGGTGGACATGGGTGGGGGAATCGGGAAGCTCAGTACTATACGCGCGCGCGGCTTGAGAATGCCCGTGTAGAAAACGGCCTTCTGGTGATCGAAGCGCGCCGGGAGGCTGAGCCGTATCAAGGGCATAGCTTTACGTCAGCACGGCTGGTGACGCGGGGGAAAGCTTCTTGGACCTATGCCCGGGTTGAAGTGCGGGCCCAGCTGCCTTCGGGTCGGGGAACCTGGCCGGCCATTTGGATGCTCCCCGATCGCCAGACTTATGGCAGTGCCTACTGGCCAGATAATGGCGAGATCGATATTATGGAGCACGTCGGCTTTGATCCCGACGTGGTGCACGCCTCAATCCATACCCAGGCCTATAACCACATTCAGGGGACGCAAAAGACTGCGCGCATTCATGTGCCCACGGCGCGCACCGCGTTTCACGTCTATGCTGTAGAATGGACGCCGGAGGCGATTCGGGCTTTTGTGGATGATTCGCTCTACTTTACCTTCCCCAATGAACGCTTAACCCGTTCTGGAGCCGATTGGCGACAGTGGCCTTTTGATCAGCCTTTTCATCTCATCTTAAACATCGCTGTAGGCGGTAACTGGGGAGGTATGCAGGGGATTGACTCAACCGCTTTCCCTGCCCGGATGCTGGTGGATTACGTGCGTGTCTACCGCTGCGTGGAAGGTCAGTAA
- a CDS encoding ROK family protein: MPSSKPLLFGAIEAGGTKFVCAIGTGPDDVRVLERFPTTTPEETLGRVIDFFQRHPEPIAALGVGSFGPVDPNPSSPTYGYITTTPKPGWAHIDVAGTLHRALNVPVAFDTDVNAAALGEHRWGAGRGLHTFVYLTIGTGIGGGIIAGGRRHHGHQHPEIGHLLVPRLPGDDRPGCCPFHGDCLEGLASGPALQARWGRPAPELPPDHVAWEQEARYLAMGLVNLILTLSPQRLILGGGVMQQMHLFPRIRQYVVHYLNGYVSLPNPDTLIVPPMLGDRAGVLGALALAEERFIKGY; encoded by the coding sequence ATGCCTAGCAGCAAGCCCCTGCTTTTTGGCGCCATAGAAGCGGGCGGGACCAAATTCGTCTGCGCCATCGGGACCGGACCAGACGACGTGCGCGTCCTGGAACGTTTCCCGACCACCACACCTGAAGAAACGCTCGGCCGCGTTATCGACTTTTTTCAACGCCATCCTGAACCAATTGCGGCCTTGGGTGTGGGCTCGTTTGGCCCTGTAGATCCCAACCCTAGCTCTCCTACCTATGGCTACATCACCACTACCCCTAAACCCGGCTGGGCGCATATCGATGTAGCGGGGACGCTACACCGTGCGCTCAACGTGCCTGTAGCCTTCGATACCGACGTCAATGCCGCTGCGCTGGGCGAACACCGCTGGGGAGCCGGACGCGGCCTGCACACGTTCGTTTACCTGACGATTGGAACCGGCATCGGTGGTGGCATCATTGCAGGCGGCCGCCGGCATCATGGGCACCAGCACCCTGAAATCGGCCATTTGCTTGTCCCACGCCTTCCCGGGGACGATCGCCCCGGCTGCTGCCCTTTTCACGGCGACTGCCTGGAAGGCCTGGCTTCTGGACCTGCCCTGCAGGCACGTTGGGGACGGCCTGCTCCCGAACTTCCCCCAGATCATGTGGCCTGGGAGCAAGAAGCCCGCTATCTGGCCATGGGCTTAGTCAACCTAATTCTAACGCTCTCTCCCCAGCGACTTATTCTGGGCGGTGGTGTAATGCAACAAATGCACCTTTTTCCCCGCATTCGACAATACGTAGTCCACTACCTTAACGGGTACGTATCGCTGCCAAACCCCGACACCCTCATTGTACCGCCTATGCTTGGCGATCGGGCTGGCGTCTTGGGTGCCTTGGCACTGGCCGAAGAACGCTTTATCAAAGGTTACTGA